The following are encoded in a window of Candidatus Fluviicola riflensis genomic DNA:
- a CDS encoding esterase, giving the protein MKQALYLVFLLFGIAPVFAQKQAITLGFSDSIPSSVFGNNQTINIYLPDGYHPDSAATYPVIYLLDGAIDEDFIHIAGLVQFNSFSWVNYLQPSILVGIVSTNRKHDMTFKPAPDATWPTWLEGYPNIYEIGGGSEKFMSYIEKDLQPFIEKNYKTNGTKTLIGQSLAGLFATEILFKKPELFQHYCIVSPSLWWDNGSLLKQPLKLPETPMNVYIAVGDEGKEMVNGAKNIGKALQKTGQKNMHYTYEYLPEEDHGTILHEAVGNAFEWLAKLPVGK; this is encoded by the coding sequence ATGAAACAGGCTTTGTATCTCGTTTTCCTGCTCTTCGGAATAGCTCCGGTTTTTGCTCAAAAACAAGCGATTACACTCGGTTTTTCTGACAGTATTCCTTCATCGGTATTCGGAAATAATCAAACCATAAACATTTATTTGCCGGATGGTTATCATCCTGATTCGGCAGCCACATATCCGGTAATTTACCTGTTGGATGGCGCCATTGACGAAGATTTCATCCACATCGCCGGACTGGTACAGTTCAACAGTTTTTCTTGGGTCAATTACCTGCAACCTTCCATATTGGTGGGAATCGTGAGCACCAATCGCAAGCACGACATGACTTTCAAACCGGCTCCTGATGCTACCTGGCCAACCTGGCTGGAAGGTTATCCGAACATCTATGAAATTGGCGGTGGATCCGAAAAATTCATGTCTTACATTGAGAAAGATCTGCAACCGTTTATTGAGAAGAATTATAAAACAAACGGTACCAAAACCCTGATCGGGCAATCGCTCGCAGGATTGTTTGCCACCGAAATTCTGTTCAAAAAACCGGAATTGTTCCAACATTATTGCATCGTAAGTCCAAGCCTTTGGTGGGATAATGGGTCGCTTTTGAAACAACCGTTAAAGCTTCCCGAAACGCCTATGAATGTTTACATTGCTGTTGGTGATGAAGGAAAGGAAATGGTGAACGGTGCTAAGAATATTGGGAAAGCACTTCAAAAAACGGGACAGAAAAACATGCATTACACATATGAGTATTTACCAGAAGAAGATCATGGGACGATTTTGCATGAGGCAGTGGGTAATGCGTTTGAGTGGCTGGCGAAGTTACCAGTCGGAAAATAA